A DNA window from Actinokineospora baliensis contains the following coding sequences:
- a CDS encoding adenylate/guanylate cyclase domain-containing protein: MQPPAPFGSRLLGPADQRGPSLRRRVQTLLTITLLTANILGAAVAVTLSTWVIPGPPPTTATRLMLTTAVPAYVLLALAVGTVWGTSRALRALRWATHDRTPTDHDRRATLRVPQDLTRMQATLWALATVLFTTTVAVLQPALVFTVAFTAAFAGIVVCANAYLLSEFALRPVAARALGGAPLAEEPLGGNGVRVRMLGFWCLGTGVPVAGLLLVAVFALVRDTVVTTRLAVTVIVLTGVVLVVGLLVTEFTARAIVGPVRSVRDGMALVRGGALDTRVPVYDGTELGLLQAGFNRMATGLAERERIRDLFGRHVGPQVAEAALAAEVDHQVLDVAVVFVDLVGSTTLAATRPPTEVVDLLNRFFAIVVDEVDRRGGLINKFVGDAALAVFGAPLPLPDHAGRALAAARAIAERLPRELPSCQAGIGVAAGPAVAGNIGDERRFEYTVIGDPVNEAARLTELAKSTPGGLVASSRAVERAAAAESARWRTTDRITLRGRTEDTLLAVPD, from the coding sequence ATGCAGCCCCCCGCCCCCTTCGGCTCCCGCCTCCTCGGCCCAGCCGACCAACGCGGCCCCTCCCTCCGCCGCCGGGTCCAAACGCTGCTCACCATCACCCTCCTCACCGCCAACATCCTCGGCGCCGCCGTAGCCGTCACCCTCTCCACCTGGGTCATCCCCGGCCCACCCCCCACCACCGCCACCCGCCTGATGCTCACCACCGCCGTCCCCGCCTACGTCCTGCTCGCCCTGGCCGTCGGCACCGTCTGGGGCACCAGCCGCGCGCTCCGAGCCCTCCGCTGGGCGACCCACGACCGCACCCCCACCGACCACGACCGCCGCGCCACCCTCCGCGTCCCCCAAGACCTCACCCGCATGCAGGCCACCCTCTGGGCGCTGGCCACCGTCCTGTTCACCACCACGGTCGCCGTCCTGCAACCGGCGCTGGTGTTCACCGTGGCCTTCACCGCCGCTTTCGCGGGCATCGTCGTGTGCGCAAACGCTTACCTGCTCAGCGAATTCGCCCTCCGCCCGGTGGCGGCGCGGGCGTTGGGTGGTGCACCCCTGGCCGAGGAACCGCTGGGCGGCAACGGTGTTCGGGTGCGGATGCTCGGGTTCTGGTGCCTGGGAACCGGTGTGCCCGTCGCGGGGCTGCTCCTCGTCGCCGTCTTCGCCTTGGTGCGCGACACCGTGGTCACCACGAGGCTCGCCGTCACCGTGATCGTCCTGACCGGGGTGGTCCTGGTGGTGGGTCTGCTGGTCACCGAGTTCACCGCCCGCGCGATCGTCGGCCCGGTCCGGTCGGTCCGCGACGGGATGGCGTTGGTGCGCGGGGGCGCGTTGGACACCAGGGTCCCGGTCTACGACGGCACGGAACTCGGGCTGCTGCAGGCGGGGTTCAACCGGATGGCCACCGGGCTCGCCGAGCGGGAGCGGATCCGGGACCTGTTCGGCAGGCACGTCGGCCCGCAGGTCGCCGAGGCCGCGCTCGCCGCCGAGGTCGACCACCAGGTGCTCGACGTGGCCGTGGTGTTCGTGGACCTGGTCGGGTCGACCACGCTGGCGGCGACCAGGCCGCCGACGGAGGTGGTGGACCTGCTGAACCGGTTCTTCGCGATCGTGGTCGACGAGGTGGACCGGCGGGGCGGGCTGATCAACAAGTTCGTCGGGGACGCCGCGCTGGCGGTGTTCGGGGCGCCGCTGCCGCTGCCCGACCACGCGGGGCGGGCGCTGGCGGCGGCGCGGGCGATCGCCGAGCGGCTGCCCAGGGAGTTGCCGTCGTGTCAGGCCGGGATCGGGGTGGCCGCAGGTCCAGCCGTGGCGGGCAACATCGGCGACGAACGGCGCTTCGAATACACCGTGATCGGCGACCCGGTGAATGAAGCGGCCCGGCTCACCGAATTGGCGAAATCGACCCCGGGCGGGCTCGTCGCCTCTTCCCGGGCCGTGGAAAGGGCCGCCGCCGCCGAATCGGCCCGCTGGCGCACGACCGACCGGATAACCCTGCGCGGCCGAACCGAGGACACCCTCCTCGCCGTCCCCGACTAG